In the genome of Natranaerobius trueperi, one region contains:
- a CDS encoding AAA family ATPase yields MVRLKINGRSHHKNNGKGITLSDEGFHHQLTEIKNMGHPLNKMDSSIKRSLDKLDRLVGLKKVKENLYEICAYIAIQEKRNQLNLSTESQSLHMLFLGSPGTGKTTVARILGEIFKDLNHLPEGHLVEVERADLVGEYIGQTAQKTKKQINNALGGILFIDEAYSLARGGSTDFGKEAIDTLVKAMEDYKDRLVVILAGYRDEMKSFLASNPGISSRFPIQIEFSDYNSEQLLEIADKMLEERQYLLDNKARQHLLEKLKLKLSNNEPNFSNARFVRNLLEKSIRRQAIRLINKPQVTRNDLIYLRAQDLIHHDDSNIDRF; encoded by the coding sequence ATGGTGCGTTTGAAGATCAATGGAAGATCACATCATAAGAATAATGGAAAAGGCATCACTTTAAGTGATGAAGGTTTTCACCACCAACTTACTGAAATTAAAAATATGGGCCATCCACTTAACAAAATGGATAGTTCAATTAAAAGAAGTTTAGATAAACTTGACCGTTTAGTTGGGCTTAAAAAGGTAAAAGAAAATTTATATGAAATTTGTGCTTATATCGCTATTCAAGAAAAGAGAAACCAATTAAATTTATCTACTGAATCACAATCTCTTCATATGCTTTTCTTAGGTTCACCTGGTACAGGTAAAACAACAGTAGCTAGGATCTTAGGAGAAATATTTAAAGACCTTAATCATTTACCTGAAGGTCATCTTGTTGAAGTAGAACGTGCAGACTTAGTAGGGGAGTACATCGGCCAAACAGCTCAGAAAACTAAAAAACAAATTAATAACGCTTTAGGTGGTATTTTGTTTATAGATGAAGCTTATTCTCTTGCTAGAGGTGGGAGTACAGACTTTGGTAAAGAAGCTATAGATACGTTAGTTAAAGCTATGGAAGACTATAAAGATAGATTGGTAGTTATTTTGGCTGGATATCGAGATGAAATGAAGTCTTTTTTAGCATCAAACCCTGGAATTTCAAGCCGTTTTCCAATACAAATTGAATTTTCAGATTATAATTCTGAGCAATTATTAGAAATTGCTGATAAAATGCTTGAAGAAAGACAATATCTTTTAGATAATAAGGCTAGACAACATTTATTAGAAAAACTGAAATTGAAACTATCTAATAATGAGCCTAACTTTTCAAATGCAAGGTTTGTTAGAAACTTATTAGAAAAAAGTATCAGACGCCAAGCTATCAGATTAATAAACAAACCCCAGGTAACACGAAATGACTTAATTTATCTTCGTGCACAAGACTTAATTCACCATGACGATTCAAATATTGACAGATTTTAA
- the mutS gene encoding DNA mismatch repair protein MutS, translating into MAKKARKVTPMIQQFLDIKKENPDAILFFRVGDFYEMFFEDAEIAAKELEIVLTKRSVDKNDPDPVPLAGVPHHSCEAYVGRLLDKGYKVAICEQVEDPQKAKGLVKREVVQMITPGTVLDTNFLKEKENNYLVSMAQTDNKFGIAIVDVSTGDFQVTEIEKQNTDKVSDEISRLAPKEVIVDDNNRDCYSILKKFEEQGVLITTVSQPTYRKVIEIMKDHFKVESLEGFGLGDLNGAVTAGGVLLQYLLDTQKTSLEHIKIVRPYSTDSYLIMDSNTRNNLELCETIRQKRKRGSLLWVLDKTKTAMGGRKLRNWIQQPLIDITAINRRLNFVEAFVDDYILREETGQALERIYDLERVLSRVIYDRATPKDLVGLSRSLEVLPDLVETLQKNLTFDELLENLPNTNDLADYIKQAIVPDPPTSVKDGGIINDGFDKQLDELRDLSRGGIEWISNLETKERERTGIKSLKVRYNKVFGYYIEITKKNLELVPDDYIRKQTLVNAERFVTPDLKEYEDKVLKAEEKIQEREYQLFQKIRSAVITRIKDIQDCAKFVAEIDNYLSLAIVAVEQNYVRPTVDNSRTLDIKRGRHPVVEKVSSEEPFIPNNTYLDNGIEQIALITGPNMAGKSTYMRQVALIIIMAQMGSFVPADNATVGIVDKIFTRVGAADDLVGGQSTFMVEMNEVANILNNATPKSFVILDEVGRGTSTFDGISIARAVVEYLHQEDKISCKTLFATHFHELIDLANEFSRVINYSVSVKEDDDEMIFLREIERGGTDKSYGVQVARLAGIPNKVIRRAKEILYHLENREINEVPVTGYQVSLDEVENKKHELVDEFVDLNPDELTPKEALDKIYELHEKAQKLD; encoded by the coding sequence ATGGCAAAAAAAGCTCGCAAAGTTACTCCTATGATACAACAATTCTTAGATATCAAAAAAGAAAATCCAGATGCCATCTTATTTTTTCGAGTTGGTGATTTTTATGAAATGTTTTTTGAAGACGCTGAAATAGCAGCAAAAGAACTCGAGATTGTTTTAACTAAAAGAAGTGTTGATAAAAATGATCCAGATCCAGTACCTCTTGCAGGTGTACCACATCACTCATGTGAAGCTTATGTTGGTAGACTATTAGATAAAGGTTATAAAGTGGCTATATGTGAACAAGTCGAAGATCCTCAAAAAGCCAAAGGGTTAGTGAAGCGAGAAGTTGTACAAATGATCACACCCGGTACAGTTTTAGACACTAACTTTCTAAAGGAAAAAGAAAATAACTATCTTGTATCAATGGCTCAAACTGATAATAAATTTGGTATTGCAATAGTTGATGTTTCAACTGGAGACTTTCAAGTTACAGAGATAGAAAAGCAAAACACAGATAAAGTATCAGATGAAATATCACGGTTAGCCCCTAAAGAAGTTATTGTTGATGATAATAATAGAGATTGTTATAGTATCTTAAAAAAATTCGAAGAACAGGGAGTTCTAATCACAACAGTTTCACAACCCACTTATCGTAAAGTTATTGAAATAATGAAAGATCATTTTAAAGTTGAATCACTAGAAGGCTTTGGATTAGGCGATTTAAATGGTGCAGTCACTGCTGGTGGGGTATTGCTACAATACCTATTAGATACACAAAAAACAAGTTTAGAACATATCAAAATAGTGCGCCCATACTCAACAGATTCTTATTTAATTATGGACTCAAATACACGAAATAACTTAGAGTTATGTGAAACTATTAGACAAAAACGAAAACGAGGCTCTTTACTGTGGGTACTAGATAAAACAAAAACGGCAATGGGTGGTAGGAAATTAAGAAATTGGATACAACAACCTTTGATAGATATCACTGCTATAAATCGACGATTAAACTTTGTAGAAGCTTTTGTTGATGATTATATCTTGCGAGAAGAAACCGGACAAGCATTAGAAAGAATCTATGATCTTGAACGTGTTTTAAGCAGGGTAATTTATGATCGCGCGACACCAAAAGATTTAGTAGGATTATCTCGATCACTTGAAGTTTTACCTGACTTAGTTGAAACATTACAAAAGAATCTAACTTTTGATGAATTGCTAGAGAATTTACCAAACACAAATGATCTAGCAGACTACATCAAACAAGCTATTGTACCTGATCCTCCTACTTCTGTAAAAGACGGTGGTATTATTAATGATGGTTTTGATAAACAGTTAGATGAACTTAGAGATCTTTCTCGTGGTGGTATAGAATGGATATCAAATTTAGAAACTAAGGAAAGAGAAAGAACGGGTATCAAATCACTTAAGGTGAGATATAACAAGGTTTTTGGATACTATATTGAAATTACAAAGAAAAATTTGGAGTTAGTTCCTGATGATTATATTAGAAAACAGACTTTAGTTAATGCAGAACGTTTTGTTACTCCTGATCTAAAAGAATATGAAGATAAAGTTTTGAAAGCTGAAGAGAAAATACAAGAACGTGAATATCAGTTATTTCAAAAAATTAGAAGCGCAGTAATAACTAGGATAAAAGATATACAAGATTGTGCCAAGTTTGTAGCTGAAATTGACAATTATTTATCATTAGCAATAGTAGCTGTTGAACAAAATTATGTTCGACCAACTGTTGATAATTCTAGAACACTAGATATAAAAAGGGGAAGACACCCTGTTGTAGAAAAGGTTAGTTCTGAAGAACCTTTTATACCTAATAATACTTACCTAGATAATGGTATAGAACAAATTGCGTTGATTACAGGTCCAAATATGGCAGGTAAATCAACATATATGCGACAGGTTGCATTAATTATAATAATGGCCCAAATGGGGTCTTTTGTACCAGCTGATAATGCAACTGTCGGTATTGTAGATAAAATATTCACTAGAGTAGGTGCAGCAGATGATCTAGTTGGAGGACAATCTACTTTTATGGTAGAGATGAATGAAGTAGCAAATATATTAAATAACGCTACTCCAAAAAGCTTCGTAATTTTAGATGAAGTAGGTAGAGGTACAAGTACATTTGATGGTATTTCAATTGCTAGGGCCGTTGTTGAGTATTTACACCAAGAAGATAAAATTTCTTGTAAAACCTTATTTGCTACACACTTTCATGAACTTATTGACCTAGCAAATGAATTTTCTCGCGTTATAAACTATTCGGTATCTGTAAAAGAAGATGATGATGAAATGATTTTCTTGAGAGAAATAGAACGTGGAGGTACAGATAAAAGTTATGGTGTTCAAGTAGCAAGATTAGCAGGAATCCCAAATAAAGTTATTAGAAGAGCAAAGGAAATATTATATCATTTAGAAAACCGTGAAATAAATGAGGTACCAGTGACTGGCTATCAAGTTAGTTTAGATGAAGTAGAAAACAAAAAGCATGAACTAGTAGATGAATTTGTAGATCTTAATCCAGATGAGCTAACGCCTAAAGAAGCTTTAGATAAAATTTATGAGTTACATGAGAAAGCACAAAAACTCGACTAG
- the hfq gene encoding RNA chaperone Hfq: protein MSKSNFNLQDNFLNQVRRSKIPVTLFLVNGYKIRGVVKSFDNFTILMDVNKEQQLIYKHAVSTLIPSSQLDLFNNGDSVEN from the coding sequence ATGTCTAAGAGTAACTTTAATCTTCAGGACAACTTTTTAAACCAAGTACGTAGGTCAAAGATACCAGTAACTTTATTTCTTGTAAACGGTTATAAAATTCGTGGTGTTGTAAAAAGTTTTGATAACTTTACTATTTTGATGGATGTAAATAAGGAACAACAACTTATTTACAAACATGCAGTATCAACTTTAATACCTTCTAGTCAGCTTGATCTTTTTAATAATGGAGATAGTGTAGAGAATTAG
- the miaB gene encoding tRNA (N6-isopentenyl adenosine(37)-C2)-methylthiotransferase MiaB — MTLYQLGNGKTFYSLTFGCQMNEHDSEVLAGMLNQMGFEKAESENEADLLLINTCAVREKAEQKVLGKIGELKKLKEKNPDMVIAVGGCMVQQEHVANKIHRDFKHVDILFGTNNINRFPSLLEDVITKGKRIKEITQDDSTVFEELPHNRENSIKAWVVISYGCDNYCKYCIVPYVRGQQRSRKIEHIKKEVVQLSKKGYREITLLGQNVNSYGKDLGNENGFEQLLEELEDINGIERIRFMTSHPRDFTEELIYKIRDSEKVCEHIHLPVQAGSNRVLKMMGRGYTRERYLYLVDKIREELPNASITTDLIVGFPGETDEEFQETIDLVKKAQFDSAFTFVYSKRSGTPAAEMEEQVPEKIKKQRIQELIDLQKSISANINQKLEGTVQTVLVEDVSKNDANILTGRTRTDKLVHFPGNKSLVGEFVDVKINHAHSWTIYGELTNF, encoded by the coding sequence ATGACACTTTATCAGCTAGGAAATGGGAAAACTTTCTATAGTCTTACCTTCGGATGTCAGATGAATGAACATGATTCAGAAGTTTTGGCTGGAATGTTAAATCAGATGGGTTTTGAAAAGGCAGAATCAGAAAATGAAGCAGATCTTCTTTTAATCAATACATGTGCAGTACGTGAAAAAGCAGAACAAAAGGTATTAGGGAAAATTGGTGAACTCAAAAAATTAAAAGAGAAAAATCCTGATATGGTAATAGCTGTTGGTGGTTGTATGGTTCAACAAGAACATGTAGCTAACAAAATCCATCGGGATTTTAAACATGTTGATATACTTTTTGGCACAAACAATATAAATAGGTTCCCTTCCTTATTAGAGGATGTTATTACCAAAGGTAAAAGAATAAAAGAAATTACCCAAGATGATAGTACTGTATTTGAAGAGTTACCTCATAATAGAGAAAACTCTATTAAAGCTTGGGTAGTCATAAGTTATGGATGTGATAACTACTGTAAATATTGTATTGTACCATATGTTAGAGGACAACAACGAAGTCGTAAAATAGAGCATATAAAGAAAGAGGTCGTACAGTTATCAAAAAAAGGATATCGTGAAATCACTTTGCTAGGCCAAAATGTAAATAGTTATGGAAAAGATCTTGGTAACGAGAACGGTTTCGAACAATTATTAGAAGAGTTAGAGGATATAAATGGAATAGAAAGAATTCGGTTTATGACAAGTCATCCAAGAGATTTTACTGAAGAATTAATATATAAAATAAGAGATTCAGAGAAAGTATGTGAGCATATACATCTACCAGTACAAGCAGGTAGTAATAGAGTCCTTAAAATGATGGGGCGCGGATATACTAGAGAGCGTTATCTTTATTTAGTGGATAAAATTCGCGAAGAACTTCCTAATGCAAGTATTACAACTGATCTCATTGTAGGATTTCCTGGAGAAACTGATGAGGAGTTTCAAGAGACAATTGATCTAGTCAAAAAAGCACAGTTTGATAGTGCATTTACCTTTGTTTATTCTAAAAGAAGTGGTACCCCTGCAGCAGAAATGGAAGAGCAAGTACCAGAAAAAATAAAAAAACAACGTATTCAGGAACTAATAGATCTACAGAAATCAATTTCTGCTAATATTAATCAAAAACTCGAAGGTACTGTACAAACTGTTCTTGTAGAAGATGTTAGTAAAAACGATGCCAACATACTTACTGGGCGAACAAGAACTGATAAATTAGTTCATTTTCCTGGAAATAAAAGTTTAGTAGGTGAGTTTGTTGACGTAAAGATAAATCATGCTCATAGTTGGACTATATATGGAGAACTAACAAATTTTTAA
- the miaA gene encoding tRNA (adenosine(37)-N6)-dimethylallyltransferase MiaA yields the protein MDKKTILDAKPLLAIIGPTAVGKTAISLEVAKKIPINVEIISADSMQLYKQMDIGTAKPSTSDQQEITHHFIDSIDPSEDYSVGRYQEEAKQVIKDIYHRGNLPVVVGGTGLYVNALLYDYSLNALPKSSSYREELLERAKIQGLQALYNDLQNKDPEAAEKIHPNDKQRIIRALEVFYQTGEPISKRQQRKYSSPYNLLFFGLFMDRPLLYERIEKRVDKMIEQGLLGEVKSLLENGYTLELTAMKGLGYKEIGKYLQGEYTFDEAINILKKDTKRFAKRQLTWFRRDPNIKWYDLTNNNTGEISNKIVEKVLKEYFEKPRNI from the coding sequence ATGGATAAGAAAACAATACTTGATGCTAAACCTTTATTAGCTATCATAGGTCCTACTGCTGTAGGAAAAACAGCTATTTCTTTAGAAGTAGCTAAAAAAATTCCGATTAATGTTGAAATTATTTCAGCAGATTCAATGCAACTTTATAAACAAATGGATATAGGTACAGCGAAACCCTCTACTAGTGACCAACAAGAAATTACACATCACTTTATAGATAGCATTGACCCCAGTGAAGATTATAGTGTTGGCAGATATCAAGAAGAAGCAAAACAAGTGATAAAAGATATCTATCACAGGGGAAATCTTCCGGTAGTAGTAGGGGGGACTGGGCTATACGTCAATGCTTTATTATATGATTATTCTTTAAATGCCTTACCAAAGTCTTCCTCATATCGAGAAGAATTATTAGAACGTGCAAAAATACAAGGTCTGCAAGCTTTATATAATGACTTACAAAATAAAGACCCAGAAGCAGCAGAAAAGATACACCCAAATGATAAGCAACGTATTATACGAGCTTTAGAAGTTTTTTACCAAACTGGTGAACCTATCTCTAAGCGACAACAGCGAAAGTACTCAAGTCCCTACAATCTACTCTTTTTCGGTTTATTTATGGATAGACCTTTATTATACGAAAGAATTGAAAAAAGAGTAGATAAAATGATTGAGCAAGGTTTATTAGGCGAGGTTAAATCACTACTAGAAAATGGTTATACTTTAGAATTAACTGCTATGAAAGGATTAGGTTATAAAGAAATAGGGAAATATCTACAAGGAGAGTATACATTTGATGAAGCAATAAATATTTTAAAAAAAGACACTAAAAGATTTGCAAAAAGACAACTCACGTGGTTTAGAAGAGACCCCAATATTAAATGGTATGATCTCACTAATAATAACACAGGTGAAATTAGCAACAAGATTGTTGAAAAAGTTTTGAAGGAATATTTTGAAAAACCTAGAAATATATAA
- the mutL gene encoding DNA mismatch repair endonuclease MutL, with product MTRVNKLTQEVSEKIAAGEVIERPSSVIKELVENSLDASSDDIRVHINKAGKELIRIIDNGHGIHPDDVELAFSRHATSKVSGINDLNKISTLGFRGEALASIAAVSRIELRTRQNNQKEGTKLIMDGGIIKEIGSTGCPVGTDISVKDLFFNTPARLKFLRKDASEIALIQDIVNKLALAHPNVRFSLFNNNNKLLNTSGRNDLFEVIANIYGYQTAKKMLYVEYDANDISLRGYISRPELTRSNRNYQTLYVNGRYVKSSFLSERIEKGYHTLLAKHRYPFAIIKMNIPQEKLDINVHPAKIHVRFSDQKYVGDVMTKAITNTLKREELIFQASPTKNVDFDSGSQIRISKAMYYDDNQYQKSTFTENDLKKPSSDKSTNIKKSYKRPNTYEKVESIQPKEKANFEDKNKTNTTNSTEIEADYMAREKIEENNNQSIVNEENSELLQEVIEAKVIGQIFATYWILEGNNEIFLIDQHAAHERVNYHKLMQTYNNDKIKSQQVIPYTIELDTAGVTVVTNNLDTLKKCGLEFELFGKNTLLVRAVPFAIRDVFDSKALYDLIDQIIEHPENTPDLESLEEMLISIACKKSVKANEKMSLVEFFSLLKSLLVTPNAFTCPHGRPTIIRMTKSNVEKLFYRIM from the coding sequence ATGACCCGTGTAAATAAATTAACACAAGAGGTAAGTGAAAAAATAGCTGCAGGTGAAGTTATTGAACGGCCTTCATCTGTTATTAAGGAACTAGTAGAAAACTCTTTAGACGCTTCTAGTGATGATATCCGAGTTCATATAAATAAAGCAGGTAAAGAATTAATAAGAATAATAGATAATGGTCATGGTATACATCCTGATGATGTTGAGCTTGCTTTTTCAAGACATGCCACTAGTAAGGTTTCAGGTATTAATGATTTAAATAAAATTAGTACTTTAGGATTTCGTGGTGAAGCTTTAGCTAGTATTGCTGCTGTTAGTAGGATTGAGTTAAGAACTCGTCAAAATAATCAAAAGGAAGGTACTAAATTAATTATGGATGGGGGAATAATAAAAGAAATTGGATCCACAGGATGCCCAGTAGGTACTGACATTTCAGTAAAGGATCTATTTTTTAATACTCCAGCTAGATTAAAGTTTCTTAGAAAAGATGCATCTGAAATTGCTTTAATACAAGATATTGTTAATAAACTAGCTTTAGCTCACCCTAATGTACGCTTTTCACTATTTAATAACAATAATAAGTTACTTAACACATCAGGTAGAAATGATTTATTTGAAGTTATAGCGAATATCTATGGATATCAAACTGCTAAAAAAATGTTATACGTAGAGTATGATGCAAATGATATATCTTTAAGAGGATATATTTCAAGACCAGAGCTTACTCGGTCTAATAGAAATTATCAGACACTTTACGTAAATGGGCGTTATGTAAAGAGTAGTTTTTTATCTGAACGAATAGAAAAAGGATATCATACTTTACTTGCAAAACATCGCTACCCATTTGCTATAATTAAAATGAATATTCCTCAAGAAAAGTTAGATATTAATGTTCATCCAGCAAAAATACATGTTAGGTTTTCTGATCAAAAATATGTTGGAGATGTTATGACTAAAGCAATTACAAATACTTTAAAGCGTGAGGAGCTTATTTTTCAAGCTTCACCTACTAAAAATGTAGATTTTGACTCTGGTAGTCAGATACGTATCTCGAAAGCTATGTATTATGATGATAACCAGTATCAGAAAAGTACTTTTACGGAGAATGATTTAAAAAAACCAAGTTCAGATAAATCTACTAATATAAAAAAATCATACAAAAGACCGAATACTTATGAAAAAGTAGAATCTATACAACCGAAAGAGAAAGCTAATTTTGAAGATAAAAACAAAACAAATACTACTAACTCTACTGAAATAGAAGCAGATTATATGGCTAGAGAAAAGATTGAAGAGAATAATAATCAATCAATTGTTAATGAAGAAAATAGTGAATTATTACAAGAAGTAATTGAAGCAAAAGTAATTGGACAAATATTTGCAACTTATTGGATATTAGAAGGTAATAACGAAATTTTTCTAATTGATCAACATGCTGCTCATGAAAGAGTAAACTATCACAAATTAATGCAGACTTATAATAATGATAAAATTAAGAGTCAGCAAGTTATACCATACACTATAGAATTAGATACTGCAGGCGTAACAGTTGTTACTAATAACTTAGATACACTTAAAAAATGTGGTTTGGAATTTGAATTATTTGGAAAGAATACATTATTAGTTAGGGCGGTTCCATTTGCAATAAGAGATGTTTTTGATAGTAAAGCACTATATGATTTAATTGACCAAATAATTGAACATCCCGAAAACACACCAGACCTAGAGTCACTTGAGGAAATGCTAATTTCTATAGCATGTAAAAAAAGTGTAAAGGCTAATGAAAAAATGTCTCTAGTTGAATTCTTTAGCTTACTTAAGTCTTTATTAGTAACTCCTAATGCTTTTACTTGCCCGCATGGGCGTCCAACAATAATTAGAATGACAAAGTCTAATGTAGAGAAGTTATTTTATCGGATAATGTAA
- a CDS encoding aminotransferase class I/II-fold pyridoxal phosphate-dependent enzyme, translating to MIKQIINNYNWNFDNTLLENAQKVYDSLEKDFKRIDEIYYSNQFKVISAMQSLGLSEHHFIGSTGYGYGDSGREFFDELLAKVLGTESAIARHQWVSGTHTIFSGLATLLNPKDTLVSITGRPYDTLAKIIGLSEDAPENCLISKGINYKEVPLNNSGRPDLNNIEKQLQKLKPSVVFIQKSRGYSSRKTLTYYELSKLVDFVRKVTPNSKIFLDNCYGEFVETSEPGELDIDLMAGSFIKNPGGGLAPCGGYLAGKRESVEKASFELTAPGLGRDMGATPEGYHRLFIQGLYLAPSTVCSAAKGAIFSSAFFQNLGYEVSPTPKENRGDIIQEINLNTKENLISFVKGIQKAGVVDSHIELEPDQMPGYDHPVIMAAGTFVQGGSLELSADAPVRPPYKAYLQGGLTFPHVILGNLIAAQKIIT from the coding sequence ATGATTAAGCAAATTATAAATAATTATAATTGGAATTTTGATAATACTTTATTAGAAAATGCACAGAAAGTCTATGACAGCTTAGAAAAAGATTTTAAAAGAATTGATGAAATTTACTACAGTAATCAATTTAAAGTAATTTCAGCGATGCAAAGTTTAGGATTAAGTGAGCATCATTTTATAGGAAGCACCGGTTATGGATATGGTGATAGTGGTAGAGAGTTTTTTGATGAGTTACTTGCTAAAGTATTAGGTACGGAAAGTGCAATAGCAAGACATCAATGGGTTTCTGGAACCCATACTATTTTTTCAGGGTTAGCAACTTTATTAAACCCAAAGGACACTCTTGTATCTATTACTGGAAGACCGTATGATACTTTAGCTAAAATTATTGGTCTGTCAGAAGATGCACCTGAAAATTGTTTGATATCAAAAGGGATTAATTATAAAGAGGTCCCTTTAAATAATTCAGGTCGACCTGATCTAAATAATATTGAGAAACAACTACAAAAATTAAAACCTAGTGTTGTTTTTATTCAAAAATCAAGAGGTTATAGTAGCCGTAAAACCTTAACATATTATGAACTTTCTAAATTAGTTGATTTCGTTAGAAAAGTAACTCCAAACTCAAAAATATTTTTAGATAATTGTTATGGAGAATTTGTGGAAACTAGTGAACCTGGTGAGTTAGATATTGACCTAATGGCTGGTTCTTTTATTAAAAACCCTGGTGGTGGTCTAGCACCCTGTGGTGGATATTTAGCTGGAAAAAGAGAGTCAGTAGAAAAGGCTTCTTTTGAACTTACAGCTCCTGGCTTAGGAAGAGATATGGGAGCAACACCAGAAGGATATCATAGATTGTTTATTCAAGGTTTATATTTAGCTCCTTCTACTGTTTGTTCTGCAGCAAAAGGAGCCATTTTCAGTAGTGCATTTTTTCAAAACCTAGGATATGAAGTTTCGCCTACCCCTAAGGAAAATAGGGGGGACATTATTCAAGAGATCAATCTAAATACAAAAGAAAACTTAATCTCATTTGTTAAAGGAATTCAAAAGGCTGGAGTCGTTGACTCTCATATAGAATTAGAACCGGATCAAATGCCAGGTTATGATCACCCGGTTATAATGGCTGCAGGTACATTTGTTCAAGGTGGTTCATTAGAATTGAGTGCTGATGCACCAGTAAGACCACCTTATAAAGCTTATCTACAAGGAGGTCTTACTTTTCCTCATGTTATATTAGGAAACTTAATTGCAGCTCAAAAAATAATAACATAA
- the pduL gene encoding phosphate propanoyltransferase, which produces MHKVTAGVSNRHLHVSQEDLENLFGEGYELTPVKDLGQPGQYAAEETVTLKGPKGTIDRVRVLGPIRSKTQVELSRTDSFVLGINPPVRDSGDIEGSEGLTLIGPKGEVELEKGVILAKRHIHLHTSDAEKMDLQDKDLVKVDIEGERGVLFKEVLVRVKDSYAAEFHIDTDEANAAGVKNGDQVTIIKD; this is translated from the coding sequence ATGCATAAAGTGACTGCAGGTGTTTCGAATCGACATCTTCACGTAAGTCAAGAGGATCTTGAAAACTTATTCGGTGAAGGGTATGAACTAACTCCAGTAAAGGATTTAGGTCAACCAGGACAGTATGCTGCTGAAGAAACTGTTACATTAAAGGGGCCTAAAGGGACAATAGATCGAGTACGAGTATTAGGTCCTATAAGAAGTAAAACTCAAGTAGAATTATCTCGAACTGATAGTTTTGTACTAGGAATTAATCCTCCAGTAAGGGACTCTGGAGATATTGAAGGTTCTGAAGGTCTAACACTCATAGGACCTAAAGGTGAAGTGGAATTAGAAAAAGGTGTAATTTTAGCAAAAAGGCATATTCATTTACACACAAGTGACGCAGAAAAAATGGACTTACAAGATAAAGACCTAGTAAAGGTAGATATAGAAGGAGAACGCGGAGTTTTATTTAAAGAGGTATTAGTTAGGGTTAAAGATAGTTATGCAGCTGAATTTCACATTGACACAGATGAAGCAAATGCTGCAGGTGTCAAAAATGGTGATCAGGTAACAATTATCAAAGATTAA